CTGGGTTACCTATATTTTAATAGAAATAATTATCCGACTAATACTTCTACTTTTTTCGCTTTTAGTTCTTCACGCTTTGGCAAATTTACCACGAGGATACCATCTTTATAAGAAGCCTGAATCTTTACTAGATCTACATTATTAGGAAGTTTAAATGATCTTTTGAAAGTATTGAATTCAAATTCTTGCTTGAAGTATTTTACTTCTTCTTCTTGCTTTTTGTCAACTGAAATTGATAAAACTCCATTCTCAGATTGAATATCAAAATCTTCTTTTAGTAAACCAGGAGCCGCTAGTTCTAAGAAAAATGCAGTATCATTTTCACGAATATTTACTGCTGGTCTAGCATTTAAAACTCTTTTTTCTGTTGCTAAAACTTCGTTTACAAACTGAGGGAAATTGGCATTTAAAGTATACATAATAATTATCTGTTTTTCGTTCTTAATTAATTTGATTACTGAAGTACTTCGTGAATTCGAATAGGAATAGACAAGAGCCATACCAACAGATTTTTTTATGTATTTGATAGATTATTTGTCATAACGCTTAATCATAAAGTGTCATTTTGTCTTGTTTGTATTTTTAAAAAGCTATTTTAGTGTCATTTTGTCTCAAAAAAAAAGAGTAAGCCTAATGACTTACTCTTTTACTATATCAAGATTACTCTTTTTATCCTTTTAAAATTGACCTTGCAATAACCAGCTTTTGAATTTCAGACGTTCCTTCTCCAATCGTACACAATTTACTATCCCTATAATACTTCTCTACAGGGTAATCTTTCGTATAGCCATATCCTCCAAAAATCTGAACTGCATCATTAGAGACCTTCACAGCAACTTCAGAAGCATAATACTTCGCCATAGCTGATTCCCTATTAACTGATACACCTTGATTTTTTAACTCTGCAGCATTTTTAATTAATAGCCTTGCCGCTTCAATCTCAGTAGCCATATCTGCTAATTTAAAAGAGATTCCTTGAAATGAAGATATTGGTTTATTGAATTGCTTTCGCTCTTGAGAATAAGCTAAAGCAGCCTCATAAGCACCTTGAGCTATTCCTAAACTTAGAGCCGCAATTGAAATACGTCCTCCATCAAGAATTTTTAAAGCTTGAACAAAACCAGCTCCAACACTTCCTAAAACATTTTCATTAGGAATTCTACAATCTTCAAAAATCATTTCTGATGTTTCCGAAGACCTCATGCCTAACTTTGTTTCTTTTCTTCCCCCTCTGAAACCTTCCATTCCTCTTTCAACTACAAAAGCAGTCATTCCATGCGCATCACCTTTCTCTCCCGTTCTTGCGATGACAACAGCTACTTCAGCACTTATACCGTG
Above is a window of Sediminitomix flava DNA encoding:
- a CDS encoding Hsp20/alpha crystallin family protein; amino-acid sequence: MYTLNANFPQFVNEVLATEKRVLNARPAVNIRENDTAFFLELAAPGLLKEDFDIQSENGVLSISVDKKQEEEVKYFKQEFEFNTFKRSFKLPNNVDLVKIQASYKDGILVVNLPKREELKAKKVEVLVG
- a CDS encoding acyl-CoA dehydrogenase family protein, yielding MVTQQQETQQMIAQMVRDFAELHITPYRDEWDEKEHFPKSVFQKIGELGLMGVLVPSEYGGSDFGYHEYVTAIVELSKADPGVGLSMAAHNSLCTGHILNFGSEEQKKKWLPKLASGEWIGAWGLTEPNTGSDAGNMLTTAKQDGDYWILNGAKNFITHGISAEVAVVIARTGEKGDAHGMTAFVVERGMEGFRGGRKETKLGMRSSETSEMIFEDCRIPNENVLGSVGAGFVQALKILDGGRISIAALSLGIAQGAYEAALAYSQERKQFNKPISSFQGISFKLADMATEIEAARLLIKNAAELKNQGVSVNRESAMAKYYASEVAVKVSNDAVQIFGGYGYTKDYPVEKYYRDSKLCTIGEGTSEIQKLVIARSILKG